In Chaetodon trifascialis isolate fChaTrf1 chromosome 2, fChaTrf1.hap1, whole genome shotgun sequence, one DNA window encodes the following:
- the LOC139346038 gene encoding 3-mercaptopyruvate sulfurtransferase-like: MTLQVRAVLTTKWLAEAMKVQGKVRILDASWYLPKLRRNAKSEFKKRHIPGAAFFDIDQCCDKTSPLDHMLPSEDFFADYVGNLGIKNDTHVVVYDGSEFGAFSAPRVWWMFRVFGHSAVSLLNGGLRNWELEGRPMGDQYIRPTPTEFKTSLKRSWVKTYEDVLDNLDTKAFQVVDARPARRFKGVDPEPRDNTEPGHIPGSISMPFHSFLSQSGHFLPKEQLQALFARAGVDLSRPICVLCGSAVTACHVALAAHECGHPGVSVYDGGWSEWYTRAVPELIISDGRGKHL; this comes from the exons ATGACACTTCAAGTGAGAGCTGTGCTCACCACCAAATGGCTTGCGGAGGCTATGAAGGTCCAGGGGAAAGTGCGCATCCTGGACGCGTCCTGGTATTTACCCAAACTGCGGCGCAACGCCAAGAGCGAGTTCAAGAAGCGGCACATCCCGGGCGCAGCTTTCTTTGACATAGACCAGTGTTGCGATAAAACCTCTCCTCTGGACCACATGCTGCCGTCAGAGGACTTCTTTGCAGATTATGTCGGAAATTTGGGAATAAAGAACGACACGCACGTCGTGGTGTACGACGGCAGCGAGTTCGGCGCGTTCTCTGCGCCCCGTGTGTGGTGGATGTTCCGGGTGTTCGGCCACAGCGCGGTGTCGCTGCTCAACGGGGGGCTCAGGAACTGGGAGCTGGAGGGGCGGCCGATGGGTGACCAGTACATCAGACCGACACCGACCGAGTTTAAGACCTCCCTGAAGCGCTCCTGGGTCAAGACCTACGAGGACGTCCTGGATAACCTGGACACCAAAGCGTTCCAGGTGGTGGACGCCAGGCCCGCAAGGAGGTTCAAAGGAGTGGACCCGGAACCCAGAGACA ACACAGAGCCCGGCCACATCCCCGGCTCCATCAGCATGCCCTTCCACTCCTTCCTGTCCCAGTCGGGTCACTTCCTGCCCAAGGAGCAACTCCAGGCTCTGTTCGCCCGGGCTGGCGTCGACCTCAGCCGCCCAATTTGCGTCTTGTGTGGCTCGGCCGTGACAGCGTGTCACGTGGCGCTGGCGGCCCACGAATGCGGGCATCCTGGGGTGTCGGTGTATGACGGCGGGTGGTCGGAGTGGTACACCCGCGCCGTGCCTGAACTCATCATATCTGACGGACGGGGGAAACATTTGTGA